Within the Spirochaetota bacterium genome, the region ACGATATCCACGTCCATGGCGGAGAGCCCCATGTGCTCCACGATTTTCCGGCAATCGTGCTCGAACTGCGAAAGGCCGGCGATCATGAAATCCTTCACCCGGTCGTCCTGCCGGAACTCGGAATAGGTCTTGAGCTTTTCCGAAACATCGCGGAAGTTCTTATTTACGGCGGCTATCTGTTCCCAGTTTGCAATCGCGCCCTGGAGATCCCGTATGTTCTCCTGCGAGGCGGCAAGGTAGTACCTGAGGTTCAGCTCCGTATCGCTGCCGCGCTTCGCGAATTTCAATCCCCTCTCGAACTCGATGATCGCCTTGGGGTGCATATCGCGCTCGAGGTAACAGGTGCCCTTGGCAAGGAAGCACTTAAGCTTGATGTCCTCGCTCTTCTGGGCTACGTCGAATTCCTTGATCGCCCATTCGTGGTCGCCTATCTGGCGAAGGACCAGCCCCAGGAAATAATGAGCGCGGTAATTTGCAGGTTCGATCTTGATGGCTTCGATGAACGACTGTTTCGCGTCCGTATAATTGTTCGCCTTGTACTGGATCTGTCCCAGGTAATAGTGAGCCATGTCCAGCTTCCCGTTCATCTGGATGCTCTTCTTGAAATAGCTGCCCGCCTTGTCCGCCTGGCCTGAATTGAAATAGATGACCCCGAGCTGGTAGTAATTCTCGTGGTCCTGGGGGGCTATCTTGGTAAGGATGAGGTATTCCTTTTTCGCGTCGTCGACGCTTCCGCG harbors:
- a CDS encoding tetratricopeptide repeat protein; amino-acid sequence: AEAYFKENNIQYAILEYRQVLKLGRYDEKVDEVRIRSKLAKIYTDRGSVDDAKKEYLILTKIAPQDHENYYQLGVIYFNSGQADKAGSYFKKSIQMNGKLDMAHYYLGQIQYKANNYTDAKQSFIEAIKIEPANYRAHYFLGLVLRQIGDHEWAIKEFDVAQKSEDIKLKCFLAKGTCYLERDMHPKAIIEFERGLKFAKRGSDTELNLRYYLAASQENIRDLQGAIANWEQIAAVNKNFRDVSEKLKTYSEFRQDDRVKDFMIAGLSQFEHDCRKIVEHMGLSAMDVDIVSDTEIEIIAADNEAKWRNARMSNKIVRIMRTTDSVQDKLLRRLHESMKQKNANRIIIISAGDFNQSAVEFANTRPIELLGKSDLVRLLKNIGN